One window of Scheffersomyces stipitis CBS 6054 chromosome 1, whole genome shotgun sequence genomic DNA carries:
- a CDS encoding predicted protein, with product MEGFYNLLSKFSLTESAAPVPETAPRQVVGTPEEIAKYVYRDILGIKNEIRSYNQVTGILHTNSLYYKLLKLMEEDHYRQLEELKRRCEYQVNSSVYQRKLVDLYRSQLSELCNLLDILKNNYNHGIHESHIINHRARAKSVTASPPRTGSHGDGNNSIFSGRSRSSSISTQASPKQTIPISLEPDKNDKNERPAAKFSQPYSQDDIERITNEAPDHLLDPISFQLFSDPVITPSGITYEKANIVRYLRNKGNQDPLTRVPLREDQLYPNLVLKDTVDEYIQSKEQDIKV from the coding sequence ATGGAAGGTTTCTACAATCTACTTTCCAAATTCAGCCTAACCGAGAGCGCCGCTCCCGTACCTGAAACGGCTCCCCGCCAAGTTGTAGGTACcccagaagaaatagcGAAGTATGTCTACAGAGACATCCTTGGCATAAAGAACGAAATACGATCATACAACCAAGTCACAGGAATCCTCCACACCAACCTGCTATACTACAAGCTCCTCAAGTTGATGGAGGAAGACCATTATCGACAGCtcgaagagttgaaaagaagatgcGAATACCAAGTCAACAGCAGCGTCTATCAGCGCAAGCTCGTGGACCTCTATCGGTCCCAACTCAGCGAACTCTGTAACCTCTTagatatcttgaagaacaactaCAACCATGGAATTCACGAATCTCACATAATTAACCACAGAGCTAGGGCTAAGTCCGTGACGGCATCCCCTCCTAGAACAGGATCCCATGGAGATGGAAATAACTCGATATTTTCAGGACGAAGTAGAAGCTCGTCCATTTCCACCCAGGCCTCACCCAAACAAACTATACCCATTAGCTTGGAGCCTGACAAAAATGACAAAAATGAAAGGCCCGCAGCGAaattttcgcagccatatTCTCAGGACGATATCGAGCGCATAACTAACGAAGCACCAGACCATCTTTTGGACCCGATTTCGTTTCAATTGTTCAGTGATCCGGTTATAACTCCTAGCGGAATTACTTATGAAAAAGCAAACATTGTTCGGTATCTCAGAAATAAAGGCAATCAGGATCCTCTCACTAGAGTGCCTTTGCGCGAGGATCAGTTATATCCCAACCTCGTCCTAAAAGATACCGTTGACGAGTATATCCAAAGCAAAGAGCAGGATATCAAGGTGTAA
- the VPH1 gene encoding V0 domain of vacuolar H+ATPase gives MSLVQLYVPTEVSRDIIYKIGQLNLIQFRDLNSKVNEFQRSFVKELRRLDNVERQFNRFKKELDQRDIPVKTFPYESSPIVPQSDIDEHVENAQILEDRLLQLIDSTNSLYEKQKELKQFKATIQGVDNFFVVNAGPQSETSEESALLSQLESQAQEASHGSFISGVISREKVGTLQQILWRILRGNLYYHSEELAEPVYEVHSNEYVNKNSFIIFSHGAIIYDRIKKICESLDADIYDVDATVSLRSDQLAETNMKLADLSAVLTQSENALSSELIAISRDLAKWWEVIAREKAVYQSMNLCDYDDSRKTLVAEGWIPTDEISNLTTTIKGSDDSQSIPTIINVLETTRTPPTFHRTNKFTDAFQNICDAYGIATYREVNPGLPTVITFPFMFAIMFGDLGHGFILTLVALALVLNEKKLGASKHDEIFDMAFSGRYILLLMGIFSMYTGLLYNDIFSRSMTLFSSGWEWPEKFAIGETVLAKQVGTYIFGLDPAWHGSENALLFSNSYKMKLSILMGYTHMSYSYIFSLVNYIHFKSVIDIVGNFIPGLLFMQGIFGYLSLCVVYKWTVNWYAIDKQPPGLLNMLISMFLSPGNVAEPLYEGQASIQVFLLLVALICVPWLLLLKPLYLKRQLDKAAAEYQELPTDEDELEEGDAAAHDDDEPHEEHNFGDIMIHQVIHTIEFCLNCVSHTASYLRLWALSLAHAQLSTVLWTMTIGGSFGATGALGVFMTVFLFAMWFSLTVCILVVMEGTSAMLHSLRLHWVESMSKFFQGEGTLYEPFGFKNLIDL, from the coding sequence ATGTCGCTTGTCCAGCTATATGTGCCTACAGAAGTGTCCCGTGACATTATCTACAAGATTGGGCAATTGAACTTAATTCAGTTTAGAGatttgaatctgaaagtCAATGAGTTCCAGCGTTCGTTTGTCAAGGAATTGAGACGGTTAGACAATGTAGAACGTCAATTCAATCGtttcaagaaggaattggatCAAAGAGACATTCCTGTCAAGACTTTTCCCTATGAATCGCTGCCCATTGTGCCTCAGTCAGATATTGATGAGCATGTAGAGAATGCTCAGATCTTGGAGGATCGACTTTTACAATTGATTGACTCGACCAATTCGCTCTATGAAAAGcagaaggaattgaaacaGTTCAAAGCAACAATTCAGGGTGTAGACAATTTCTTTGTAGTCAATGCTGGGCCTCAGCTGGAGACCAGTGAAGAATCAGCGTTACTTTCGCAATTGGAATCGCAGGCGCAAGAAGCTTCACATGGCTCGTTTATCAGTGGAGTTATCTCTCGTGAAAAGGTTGGAACTTTACAGCAGATCTTGTGGAGAATTTTGAGAGGTAACTTGTACTATCATAGTGAAGAGTTGGCTGAGCCAGTATACGAGGTTCATTCCAACGAATATGTGAACAAGAACTCTTTTATCATCTTTTCGCATGGTGCTATCATTTACGACCGTATAAAGAAGATCTGCGAGTCGTTGGATGCGGACATCTACGATGTGGATGCCACTGTATCGTTGCGTTCCGACCAGTTGGCTGAAACAAACATGAAGTTGGCTGACTTATCTGCGGTTCTCACTCAATCTGAAAACGCATTATCTTCTGAATTGATTGCTATATCAAGAGACTTGGCTAAATGGTGGGAAGTTATTGCTCGCGAAAAGGCCGTTTATCAATCTATGAATCTTTGCGATTACGACGACTCCCGAAAGACGTTAGTAGCTGAGGGCTGGATTCCTACGGATGAGATCTCGAACTTGACGACTACAATCAAGGGTTCCGACGATTCACAATCGATCCCTACCATCATCAACGTTCTTGAAACAACGAGAACGCCTCCTACTTTCCATCgaaccaacaagttcaCTGATGCCTTCCAGAACATATGTGACGCCTACGGTATAGCCACGTACCGTGAAGTGAATCCTGGTTTACCTACCGTCATCACATTTCCATTTATGTTTGCTATCATGTTTGGAGATTTGGGCCACGGTTTCATCTTGACATTAGTAGCTTTAGCATTGGTGTTGAACGAAAAGAAATTAGGAGCTTCCAAGCATGACGAGATCTTTGACATGGCCTTCAGCGGTCGTtacatcttgttgttgatgggAATCTTCTCGATGTATACCGGTTTGTTATACAACGATATCTTTTCTAGATCTATGACGCTTTTCAGCTCCGGCTGGGAGTGGCCCGAGAAGTTTGCTATTGGTGAAACTGTGTTGGCCAAACAGGTTGGAACGTACATCTTTGGTTTGGATCCAGCATGGCATGGATCTGAGAATGCGTTGTTGTTTTCTAATTCCtacaagatgaagttgtcgaTATTAATGGGTTACACCCACATGTCGTACTCGTACATCTTCTCATTGGTGAACTACATCCATTTCAAGAGTGTCATAGACATTGTTGGAAACTTCATTCCAGGCTTGTTATTCATGCAAGGTATATTTGGGTACTTGTCGTTGTGCGTAGTATACAAATGGACTGTAAACTGGTATGCCATCGATAAACAGCCCCCAGGGTTGTTGAACATGTTGATTTCCATGTTCTTGTCACCTGGAAATGTTGCTGAGCCATTGTACGAAGGTCAAGCCAGTATTCAAgtttttctcttgttgGTAGCTTTGATTTGTGTTCCATGGTTATTGTTACTTAAGCCCTTGTACTTGAAGAGACAATTGGACAAAGCAGCTGCCGAGTACCAGGAATTGCCTactgacgaagatgaattGGAGGAAGGTGATGCTGCAGCTcacgatgacgatgaacCTCATGAAGAACACAACTTTGGCGATATCATGATTCATCAGGTCATTCACACAATCGAGTTCTGTTTGAATTGTGTATCTCATACGGCATCTTATTTGAGATTGTGGGCATTGTCTTTGGCCCATGCTCAATTGTCTACTGTCTTGTGGACTATGACCATTGGAGGCTCTTTTGGTGCTACTGGTGCTCTAGGAGTATTCATGACTGTCTTCTTATTTGCAATGTGGTTCTCATTGACGGTCTGTATCTTGGTAGTAATGGAAGGAACTTCGGCCATGTTGCACTCTTTGAGGTTGCACTGGGTCGAGTCTATgtccaagttcttccagGGTGAAGGTACATTATACGAGCCATTTGGCTTTAAGAACTTGATTGACCTCTAG
- the RIX1 gene encoding ribosome export protein (Ca2+ release channel) has product MSIPLSLVLKQLEGSPSSVVPLLSTLYYDKSILNNISKSDSKHLVSRILNLTRSPIEYNKWAGTNLIRVISDNYTILATEGSNLFGELVKNLDSYNDTVNIKVLTSTVEALNYLCDKIRGKPTMTREILTPKLSTIITLYMDKLHFSPLIIIKSLKKLIQFHPTTFRPFGNKLRAKLITFLHLQDFVNFPEPLKSAIYQTLASLPAIEKTEPELKWESDVKSLIKELKSVLAIYNEFLNLGDDSSLPRLFEQLPSFEENQKNDKILPDMVIDVNEPSSVFQISTRVDILLNLLNAYVTYATQFSVKVPLGLVLVVNEIICSINVRYISYKNDVRDEQIRKIVKSTTVLNSLNSIKFLKDLAFTYKGSMLPHLGNILSLLEVLVPFKNKKIDYDELIIQEVLNRELLSCVSVYLSLVSFLSDHTQLLRFVDVGLLLVEPRITDSTAQQNNNNHNSNGGKKHKKNKNTTAIPLSDILSHQHLFNEAIPEATVNIVRQFMSAVITTVTLPPTQHYKIMRYILIQAVHSRYYNNEHLIPRELRSLLINAVLYPGYEKISLLPIVSTILGDDPLLSVFNNPRFPPLPIYVKNVKDESVFEEEEEEEEEHEQEEKEIELPEQKRAIDEDELPEAKKRKMEDEPQVIQQEQIEQVVEDKIFTKVNPETVVHFAPTKEVEPESRTIQNQKPETVPEPVPVAPVQQMSQNINGDEDESDFEMPEIDVDDSDEE; this is encoded by the coding sequence ATGTCTATTCCCTTGAGTCTTGTCTTGAAGCAGTTAGAAGGGTCCCCTTCGTCGGTGGTCCCACTTCTTTCTACTCTCTACTATGACAAGTCgattttgaacaatattTCCAAGTCTGACTCCAAGCATTTAGTCTCGAGAATTTTGAATCTCACTAGATCCCCCATTGAGTACAACAAATGGGCTGGAACAAACCTTATACGTGTTATCAGTGACAATTACACTATTCTTGCTACGGAAGGCTCCAATTTATTTGGTGAGCTTGTCAAAAACTTGGACTCCTACAACGACACCGTGAACATTAAGGTGTTGACCTCTACTGTAGAAGCCCTTAACTATTTGTGTGACAAGATTAGAGGAAAGCCCACCATGACGAGAGAAATCTTGACTCCAAAACTTTCAACTATTATCACCTTGTATATGGATAAATTGCACTTTTCCCCTTTGATTAtcatcaagtctttgaagaagttgatccaaTTTCATCCCACTACATTCAGACCTTTTGGTAACAAATTAAGAGCTAAGTTGATCACTTTTTTGCATTTGCAGGACTTTGTTAACTTCCCGGAGCCATTAAAGAGTGCTATCTATCAAACTTTGGCCAGTTTGCCTGCCATTGAAAAGACTGAGCCAGAACTCAAGTGGGAATCTGATGTAAAGAGcttgatcaaggaattgaagtcTGTGTTGGCAATTTACAACGAGTTTTTAAACTTAGGTGATGACTCCTCGTTGCCCAGATTGTTTGAGCAATTGCCCagctttgaagaaaacCAAAAGAATGACAAGATCTTGCCGGATATGGTAATTGACGTAAACGAGCCTCTGTCTGTCTTCCAGATTTCGACTCGCGTTGATATCTTGCTTAACTTGTTGAACGCGTATGTTACATATGCTACCCAGTTCAGTGTTAAAGTGCCTTTGGGTTTGGTATTGGTTGTAAACGAAATCATCTGTTCTATCAATGTCAGATACATCTCGTACAAAAACGATGTCCGAGATGAACAGATCAGAAAGATTGTCAAATCCACCACAGTCTTGAACAGTTTGAACAGCATaaaattcttgaaggatCTAGCTTTCACATACAAGGGGAGCATGTTACCTCATTTGGGTAATATTTTGTCGCTTTTGGAAGTTCTCGTTCCtttcaagaataagaaAATCGACTACGATGAGCTTATCATTCAAGAAGTACTCAACAGAGAGTTGCTCTCCTGTGTCAGTGTCTACTTGTCATTAGTTTCCTTCTTGAGTGACCACACTCAGTTATTGAGATTTGTAGATGTTGGACTCTTATTGGTAGAACCTAGAATTACCGATTCGACAGCGCAAcaaaacaataataacCATAACTCCAATGGAGGTAAAAagcacaagaagaacaagaacacTACCGCAATTCCTTTGTCGGATATATTGTCTCATCAACATTTGTTCAACGAGGCAATTCCAGAGGCTACGGTCAATATTGTCAGACAGTTCATGAGTGCTGTCATTACCACTGTGACTTTACCCCCTACTCAACATTACAAGATTATGAGGTACATTCTCATTCAGGCTGTTCATTCCAGATACTACAACAATGAGCACTTGATTCCTCGTGAATTAAGAtcgttgttgatcaacgCTGTATTGTATCCCGGATACGAAAAGATCTCGTTGTTGCCTATTGTATCTACCATTCTTGGTGACGATCCTCTCTTGAGTGTTTTCAACAACCCAAGATTCCCTCCTTTGCCAATATATGTAAAGAATGTTAAGGATGAATCTGTtttcgaagaagaagaagaggaggaggaagaaCACGAACAGGAGGAGAAGGAAATTGAACTACCAGAACAGAAGAGAGccattgatgaagatgagcTTCCTGAAGcaaaaaagagaaagatgGAGGATGAACCACAAGTGATTCAGcaagaacaaattgaacaagttgttgaagacaagatttTCACCAAGGTCAATCCAGAGACTGTTGTccattttgcacccacCAAGGAGGTAGAACCAGAATCGAGGACTattcagaaccagaagcCAGAAACTGTGCCTGAACCAGTTCCTGTTGCCCCAGTGCAACAAATGTCCCAGAACATTAATGGCGATGAGGACGAATCTGACTTTGAGATGCCAGAGATTGACGTAGATGATAGTGACGAAGAGTAG
- the APC5 gene encoding Anaphase-promoting complex (APC), subunit 5, whose product MSLHSQNVKLLLTEDLSPHKIATLLLVQLYCEQYVHSSLIRPILRAIIKFIENEPIYDSNGSLVVLPTMADFCYWLEQEVIGNAEENEIQDENQMQDENQCKDEEKELLNKLWSINSVESLDQSITACFVYPLSPTAVSVKDVYGHKRLSSRSLLGRFIHKITTSFRLLKFDEVFLLYEAFVEYRSSSRSKYLNFGGSSSDSLHSTKIQSNIQDSDLYNKLNAQLKENIGFDIPTTAQSIVDCNKRLLLVPKHDLQTLLERQIHLLETYGTPTPQILKDIMYIMTSPNSNTSSIQNINFNHLPSHYYIKYLEALHGCDYLGAFEALHQYFDYMVSNNSKYFYHFALISRASLHQFFGEDEKAIDAIEEAISVARENKDNATLTYILSWLFNFMKNKPQLWNRQSFYNNNNESQLLDFLIKKSQSVSLSLYSMSYNFETLQIMNNGGSMTSYLESLLKASYISINDEIPSFVRSMELSATVWSRIGNPVLSDAYIQILLDSADKKNDRISIMIRSSFLKFIQGDTNAAYKDLTKLKREVGKEDYSLFNAIQSRSLIMMIKLNFLKGRFKICKEIIQVLINNEVKEIDLKNELNLIQVEVEIHLQNYSRALMLIADQLNSLPSSDTYLSIKLNLLKCKIYNLSGNNSKCLVLIIQQIEHGKKVGFRTVVVEGLVLLVSTLNKLGYYQDGYDILQEIMPVVLAVGHGEIVSQAYLDLAQICFQMFKVGKERAVFNKALKFLNLCINGLNQSVSIVMLKDAYMFEKEMAHYINEASLIEHADKGLEQLHERVQVESSHGFILP is encoded by the exons ATGTCTCTTCATTCGCAGAACGTCAAGCTCCTCTTGACCGAGGACTTGTCGCCGCACAAGATAGCCACTTTGCTCTTGGTGCAACTTTACTGTGAACAATATGTCCATTCGTCCTTGATCAGACCAATTTTACGTGCtatcatcaagttcatAGAAAATGAACCGATTTATGATCTGAACGGTTCTTTAGTGGTTCTTCCTACAATGGCAGATTTCTGCTATTGGTTGGAGCAGGAGGTCATTGGCAATGCT gaagaaaatgaaatacaAGACGAAAATCAAATGCAAGATGAAAATCAATGTAAAGATGAGGAA aaagaacttctcaACAAACTCTGGTCAATCAACTCTGTAGAAAGCTTGGACCAGAGCATCACAGCATGCTTTGTTTACCCATTGCTGCCTACTGCAGTCAGTGTGAAAGATGTTTACGGCCATAAGCGACTTTCTTCGCGTTCTTTACTAGGTAGATTCATTCATAAGATCACGACTTCGTTTAGATTGCTCAAGTTCGATGAGGTCTTTCTACTTTATGAAGCGTTTGTAGAATACAGATCGTCGTCTAGGCTGAAGTATTTGAACTTTGGAGGCTCTAGTTCAGATTCTTTACATTCTACTAAGATTCAATCCAACATTCAAGATCTGGATTTatacaacaagttgaacgctcaattgaaagaaaacatCGGCTTTGATATACCGACAACTGCGCAATCCATCGTAGACTGCAATAAGCGGTTGTTATTGGTACCTAAACACGATCTCCAAACGTTGTTGGAACGTCAGATTCATCTACTTGAAACGTATGGAACGCCTACACCACAGATCTTAAAGGATATCATGTATATCATGACGTCTCCCAACTCAAATACGAGTCTGATTCAGaatatcaacttcaaccatCTACCATCTCATTACTATATAAAGTATCTTGAAGCTTTACACGGCTGTGACTATCTTGGAGCATTTGAAGCATTGCACCAATACTTTGATTATATGGTCTCAAACAACTCAAAGTACTTCTACCATTTTGCATTAATATCACGAGCTTCATTGCACCAGTTTTTTGGCGAAGATGAAAAGGCTATAGATGCAATAGAGGAGGCTATCTCGGTGGCCCGAGAAAACAAGGATAATGCTACCCTAACATACATTCTATCGTggctcttcaacttcatgaaAAATAAACCACAATTATGGAACCGACAGAGTTTCtacaataacaacaacGAATCGCAATTGCTTGACTTTTTGATTAAGAAATCTCAACTGGTATCGCTTCTGTTGTATTCTATGAGCTATAACTTCGAAACGTTACAAATTATGAATAATGGTGGCTCCATGACTTCGTACTTGGAAAGTTTGTTGAAAGCTAGTTACATTTCTATTAATGACGAAATACCGTCCTTTGTTAGGTCAATGGAACTCTCTGCTACAGTGTGGAGTCGAATCGGTAATCCAGTCTTGAGTGATGCGTATATACAAATTCTCTTAGACTCTGCTGATAAAAAGAACGATCGAATCTCAATAATGATAAGATCCAGTTTTCTTAAATTCATTCAGGGTGATACCAATGCTGCGTACAAAGATTTGACTAAGTTGAAACGTGAAGTCGGTAAAGAGGACTACTCGTTATTTAATGCTATCCAGAGCAgaagtttgataatgatgatcaaattgaattttcTCAAAGGGAGATTCAAGATTTGCAAAGAGATCATACAAGTATTGATTAACAACGAAGTGAAGGAAATTGATTTGAAAAACGAGTTGAATTTaatccaagttgaagtagagattcatcttcagaactATTCGCGTGCATTGATGTTGATTGCTGATCAGTTGAACAGTTTACCAAGCAGTGACACCTACTTGAGCATCAAGTTAAACTTGCTCAAATGCAAAATCTACAACTTGAGTGGAAACAATTCGAAGTGTCTTGTCCTAATAATTCAACAGATAGAGCATGGTAAAAAAGTTGGATTCAGAActgtagttgtagaagGCTTGGTATTGTTGGTTTCTACCTTGAATAAACTTGGTTATTACCAAGATGGATACGATATTCTCCAGGAAATAATGCCTGTAGTGTTAGCTGTTGGTCATGGCGAAATTGTTTCGCAGGCATATCTTGACTTAGCCCAGATTTGCTTCCAAATGTTCAAAGTCGGTAAGGAGAGAGCTGTTTTCAACAAGGCtctcaagttcttgaatctCTGTATCAATGGACTTAATCAGAGTGTCAGTATTGTGATGTTGAAAGATGCCTACATgtttgaaaaagagatGGCACATTATATTAATGAGGCTAGCCTTATTGAGCATGCTGACAAGGGGcttgaacaattgcatGAGCGAGTACAAGTAGAAAGCTCACATGGCTTTATATTGCCATGA
- the PIS1 gene encoding phosphatidylinositol synthase: protein MSKVTVNEIFLYIPNLIGYFRIIAAVLSFLCMKNHQLLTLIFYGISGFLDAFDGYAARKYNQGTRFGAVLDMVTDRCATSSLIVYLGTLYPKYTFFWQLLVSLDLASHYMHMYAMLSSGSTSHKNVDSTQSRILSLYYTNRTVLFFVCLANEVFYVAIYLHYYNWFWLGTFMVYLNAPIWLFKQYTNVVQLKSASLILARMDAEDKSKSKST, encoded by the coding sequence ATGTCCAAAGTCACAGTAAACGAGATCTTCCTATACATTCCCAATCTCATTGGTTACTTCAGGATAATAGCAGCTGTATTGTCTTTTTTGTGCATGAAGAACCACCAGCTTCTCACCCTCATCTTTTATGGTATATCAGGATTTTTGGATGCCTTCGATGGCTATGCAGCTAGAAAGTATAACCAGGGAACTAGATTTGGCGCCGTGTTGGACATGGTCACTGACAGATGCGCTACTTCGTCGTTGATCGTGTACTTGGGCACCCTTTACCCCAAATATACCTTTTTCTGGCAACTTCTCGTATCGTTAGATTTGGCTTCTCACTACATGCACATGTATGCCATGTTGAGTTCAGGCTCCACTTCTCACAAGAACGTCGACTCTACCCAGTCTAGGATTTTATCGTTGTACTACACAAACAGAACAGTCTTGTTCTTTGTTTGCCTTGCAAACGAGGTATTCTACGTAGCCATCTACTTGCACTACTAcaactggttctggttGGGCACCTTCATGGTTTATTTGAACGCTCCCATCTGGTTATTCAAGCAGTACACCAACGTCGTTCAGTTGAAGAGTGCATCACTCATTTTGGCTAGAATGGATGCCGAAGACAAATCGAAGTCTAAGTCCACATAG
- a CDS encoding predicted protein encodes MTEFLNYRVDLFLKDGSKSSGTISEVNSNEITLSNAFQSFNPSKQLANLNINSSQIADLKVVQLPPDFYKKKKNGNGNSNNNGNNNNSITTSRSNTPRMKSAKAAQNIHHSYQSSAGSIADPDWGTGSDVTNIKQEEFDFAANLAMFDKKSVFADFQKKDHVNPHDRLVGHNKVDNVNKIKKEKYDNDEMVLEANKSDNWDNIGSASKRMSLADRTGTSSANIFKDAHLASTQNLKLVHADNLSTIPLASPVQLLEIERLSAESYGISSAVMAEVCATNLSSLIAKSILGGSTRLSNRKNHNLPPLVLLLIGSARCGSRAFATGRHLTNHGVRVLAFLINSDDQDKDLLQQWKLFENCGGKIITSNVHELLDIVNHQLETPVELIIDALQGYDDHLEDVFFQDEDQQELRSLMKWCNEPHQQNKIMSFDVPSGIDGGSGTLSDDSLKLNSRWCVSMGLPITGLILAYKNGHLDSGDVQHYLIDVGIPNKVYSSKSNLRKFDKFWFSAESSIRLELSNE; translated from the exons ATGACTGAGTTTCTCAACTACAGGGTAGACTTGTTCCTCAAGGACGGCTCGAAGTCGTCGGGAACTATTTCGGAGGTCAACAGCAACGAAATCACGTTGTCGAATGCCTTTCAGTCTTTTAATCCTAGCAAAcaattggccaacttgaatATCAACAGTTCGCAAATCGCTGACTTGAAGGTGGTTCAATTGCCACCGGATTTCTataaaaagaagaagaatggcAATGGAAACCTGAACAATAATGgaaacaataataatagcaTCA CCACTAGCAGACTGAACACACCCAGAATGAAATCAGCTAAGGCTGCTCAAAATATTCATCATAGCTACCAGTCCTCGGCAGGCTCGATTGCAGATCCTGATTGGGGAACTGGAAGCGATGTTACCAACATCAAACAGGAGGAGTTTGATTTCGCTGCCAATTTGGCTATGTTTGACAAGAAGTCAGTATTTGCTgatttccagaagaaggatCATGTCAATCCGCACGATAGACTTGTGGGCCACAACAAGGTAGACAATGTtaacaaaatcaagaaagaaaagtacGACAACGACGAGATGGTTCTTGAGGCCAATAAAAGCGACAACTGGGACAATATCGGAAGCGCCTCTAAGCGAATGCTGTTGGCTGACAGAACAGGAACTAGCTCTgccaatatcttcaaagatGCCCATTTGGCTTCGACCCAGAACCTCAAACTTGTCCATGCTGACAACTTGAGCACAATCCCATTAGCATCACCTGTCCAACTTCTAGAGATCGAGCGTTTGTCCGCGGAAAGTTACGGCATTTCCCTGGCTGTAATGGCAGAAGTGTGCGCTACCAACTTATCTCTGTTGATAGCCAAGAGTATTTTGGGGGGATCCACGAGACTCAGTAATCGAAAGAACCACAATTTGCCGCCTTTGGTGCTTTTGTTGATCGGCAGTGCCCGTTGTGGAAGTAGAGCGTTTGCTACTGGACGTCATTTAACCAACCATGGTGTACGAGTCTTGGCGTTTTTGATCAATTCTGATGATCAGGACAAGGACTTGCTCCAGCAATGGAAGTTGTTTGAGAACTGTGGTGGCAAAATTATCACTTCAAATGTTCACGAATTGCTTGATATAGTTAACCACCAGTTGGAAACACCTGTAGAGTTGATCATTGATGCCTTACAAGGCTATGATGATCATTTGGAAGACGtgttcttccaagatgaagatcaaCAGGAATTGCGCAGTCTTATGAAATGGTGTAACGAGCCTCATCAACAAAACAAGATCATGTCGTTTGATGTTCCGTCGGGCATTGATGGTGGTTCAGGGACTCTTCTGGACGACTCGTTAAAGTTGAACAGCAGATGGTGTGTCTCGATGGGCTTGCCTATAACAGGATTGATCTTAGCATACAAAAACGGTCACTTGGACTCTGGTGACGTCCAGCATTACTTGATCGACGTAGGTATACCCAACAAGGTGTACAGCAGCAAGAGCAATTTGCGAAAATTTGACAAGTTTTGGTTCTCCGCCGAGTCGAGCATCCGGTTGGAGTTGTCTAACGAGTAG